One Mycolicibacterium parafortuitum DNA segment encodes these proteins:
- the rpsC gene encoding 30S ribosomal protein S3 — MGQKINPHGFRLGITTDWKSRWYADKQYADYIKEDVAIRKLLATGLERAGIADVEIERTRDRVRVDIHTARPGIVIGRRGTEADRIRADLEKLTGKQVQLNILEVKNPESQAQLVAQGVAEQLSNRVAFRRAMRKAIQSAMRQPNVKGIRVQCSGRLGGAEMSRSEFYREGRVPLHTLRADIDYGLYEAKTTFGRIGVKVWIYKGDIVGGKRELSAAAPAADRPRRERPSGTRPRRSGASGTTATSTDAGRAATGEAPAAADAAAGAAEKTES; from the coding sequence GTGGGCCAGAAGATCAACCCGCACGGCTTCCGTCTCGGCATCACCACTGACTGGAAGTCCCGCTGGTACGCCGACAAGCAGTACGCGGACTACATCAAGGAAGATGTGGCGATCCGCAAGCTGCTGGCCACCGGCCTGGAGCGCGCCGGCATCGCCGACGTCGAGATCGAGCGCACGCGTGACCGCGTCCGGGTGGACATCCACACCGCGCGTCCCGGCATCGTGATCGGCCGCCGCGGCACCGAGGCCGACCGCATCCGCGCCGACCTGGAGAAGCTGACCGGCAAGCAGGTCCAGCTGAACATCCTCGAGGTGAAGAACCCCGAGAGCCAGGCGCAGCTGGTCGCCCAGGGTGTCGCCGAGCAGCTGAGCAACCGTGTGGCGTTCCGCCGCGCGATGCGCAAGGCGATCCAGTCGGCGATGCGTCAGCCGAACGTCAAGGGCATCCGGGTGCAGTGCTCCGGCCGCCTCGGCGGCGCCGAGATGAGCCGCTCGGAGTTCTACCGCGAAGGTCGGGTGCCGCTGCACACGCTGCGCGCCGACATCGACTACGGCCTCTACGAGGCCAAGACCACCTTCGGCCGGATCGGTGTGAAGGTGTGGATCTACAAGGGCGACATCGTCGGTGGCAAGCGCGAGCTGTCCGCTGCGGCACCCGCCGCAGACCGTCCGCGTCGTGAGCGTCCGTCCGGCACCCGTCCCCGCCGCAGCGGCGCGTCGGGTACCACCGCGACGAGCACCGACGCGGGGCGCGCCGCCACCGGTGAGGCGCCCGCCGCGGCCGACGCCGCGGCCGGTGCCGCTGAGAAAACGGAGAGCTGA
- the rplV gene encoding 50S ribosomal protein L22, whose protein sequence is MTTAIQYPSAQAKARFVRISPTKARRVINLVRGKSVEEALDILRWAPQAASEPVAKVIASAAANAQNNEGLDPSTLVVATVYADEGPTAKRIRPRAQGRAFRIRKRTSHITVIVESRPAKKQGASASAARARRAQASKAASKKEGSE, encoded by the coding sequence ATGACAACAGCGATTCAATATCCGTCCGCGCAGGCGAAGGCGCGCTTCGTGCGCATCTCGCCGACCAAGGCGCGTCGCGTGATCAACCTGGTCCGGGGGAAGAGCGTCGAGGAAGCCCTCGACATCCTCCGCTGGGCTCCGCAGGCCGCCAGCGAGCCGGTCGCCAAGGTGATCGCCAGTGCCGCGGCCAACGCGCAGAACAACGAGGGCCTGGACCCGTCGACCCTGGTGGTCGCGACGGTCTACGCCGACGAGGGGCCGACCGCCAAGCGCATCCGGCCGCGTGCCCAGGGCCGCGCCTTCCGGATCCGCAAGCGCACCAGCCACATCACGGTGATCGTGGAAAGTCGTCCCGCCAAGAAGCAAGGTGCGTCCGCGAGCGCTGCGCGTGCACGTCGTGCCCAGGCCAGCAAGGCTGCCAGCAAGAAGGAGGGCTCGGAGTAG
- the rpsS gene encoding 30S ribosomal protein S19, whose amino-acid sequence MPRSLKKGPFVDDHLLKKVDVQNEKNTKQVIKTWSRRSTIIPDFIGHTFAVHDGRKHVPVFVTEAMVGHKLGEFAPTRTFKGHIKDDRKAKRR is encoded by the coding sequence ATGCCACGCAGCCTGAAGAAGGGCCCGTTCGTCGACGACCATCTGCTCAAGAAGGTCGACGTCCAGAACGAGAAGAACACCAAGCAGGTCATCAAGACCTGGTCCCGTCGGTCCACGATCATCCCCGACTTCATCGGTCACACCTTCGCCGTCCACGACGGTCGCAAGCACGTCCCGGTGTTCGTCACCGAGGCGATGGTCGGGCACAAGCTGGGCGAGTTCGCCCCCACCCGCACCTTCAAGGGTCACATCAAGGATGACCGGAAGGCCAAGAGGCGCTAG
- the rplB gene encoding 50S ribosomal protein L2: MAIRKYKPTTPGRRGSSVSDFAEITRDHPEKSLVRPLHGKGGRNAHGRITTRHKGGGHKRAYRVIDFRRHDKDGVNAKVAHIEYDPNRTANIALLHYLDGEKRYIIAPQGLKQGAIVESGANADIKPGNNLPLRNIPAGTLIHAVELRPGGGAKMARSAGASIQLLGKEGTYASLRMPSGEIRRVDVRCRATVGEVGNAEQANINWGKAGRMRWKGKRPTVRGVVMNPVDHPHGGGEGKTSGGRHPVSPWGKPEGRTRKPNKASDKLIVRRRRTGKKR, translated from the coding sequence ATGGCTATTCGCAAGTACAAGCCGACGACCCCGGGCCGTCGCGGTTCGAGCGTCTCCGACTTCGCCGAGATCACCCGTGATCATCCGGAGAAGTCGTTGGTCCGCCCGCTGCACGGCAAGGGTGGGCGCAACGCCCACGGCCGCATCACGACCCGTCACAAGGGTGGTGGCCACAAGCGCGCCTACCGCGTGATCGACTTCCGTCGCCACGACAAGGACGGCGTCAACGCCAAGGTCGCGCACATCGAGTACGACCCGAACCGCACCGCGAACATCGCGCTGCTGCACTACCTGGACGGCGAGAAGCGCTACATCATCGCCCCCCAGGGTCTGAAGCAGGGTGCGATCGTCGAGTCGGGCGCCAACGCCGACATCAAGCCGGGCAACAACCTGCCGCTGCGCAACATCCCCGCAGGCACGCTGATCCACGCCGTGGAGCTGCGTCCCGGTGGCGGTGCCAAGATGGCGCGCTCGGCCGGTGCGTCGATCCAGCTGCTGGGTAAGGAAGGCACCTACGCCTCGCTGCGTATGCCCTCCGGCGAGATCCGCCGCGTCGACGTGCGCTGCCGCGCCACCGTCGGCGAGGTCGGCAACGCCGAGCAGGCCAACATCAACTGGGGTAAGGCCGGCCGTATGCGGTGGAAGGGCAAGCGCCCGACCGTCCGTGGCGTCGTGATGAACCCGGTCGACCACCCGCACGGCGGCGGTGAGGGTAAGACCTCCGGCGGTCGCCACCCGGTGAGCCCGTGGGGTAAGCCCGAGGGCCGCACTCGCAAGCCGAACAAGGCGAGCGACAAGCTCATCGTCCGTCGCCGGCGCACCGGCAAGAAGCGCTAG
- the rplW gene encoding 50S ribosomal protein L23, with protein MANVTDPRDIILSPVISEKSYALIEDNVYTFIVHPDSNKTQIKIAIEKIFKVKVDSVNTANRPGKRKRTRTGYGQRKGTKRAIVTLAAGSKPIDLFGAPA; from the coding sequence ATGGCAAACGTGACCGATCCCCGCGACATCATCCTGTCCCCGGTGATCTCGGAGAAGTCCTACGCCCTGATCGAGGACAACGTGTACACGTTCATCGTGCACCCGGACTCGAACAAGACCCAGATCAAGATCGCCATCGAGAAGATCTTCAAGGTCAAGGTCGACTCGGTGAACACCGCCAACCGACCGGGCAAGCGCAAGCGCACCCGCACTGGCTACGGCCAGCGCAAGGGCACCAAGCGCGCCATCGTCACGCTGGCCGCCGGAAGCAAGCCCATCGATCTGTTCGGAGCGCCGGCCTGA
- the rplD gene encoding 50S ribosomal protein L4 — MATGENNREIPVLTPAGKKDGSVSLPAALFDVEPNIALMHQVVNAQLAAKRQGTHSTKTRGEVSGGGKKPYRQKGTGRARQGSTRAPQFTGGGIVHGPQPRDYSQRTPKKMIAAALRGALSDRARNDRIHAITEVVEGQTPSTKSAKAFLSTLLADREVEKNRVLVVIGRADETSALSVRNLAGVHVISPDQLNTYDVLKADDVVFSVEALNAYIAANTKTEEVSA; from the coding sequence ATGGCTACAGGCGAGAACAATCGAGAAATCCCGGTACTGACGCCGGCAGGCAAGAAGGACGGCAGCGTCTCGCTGCCCGCCGCGCTGTTCGACGTGGAGCCCAACATCGCGTTGATGCACCAGGTGGTGAACGCGCAGCTGGCCGCCAAGCGTCAGGGCACGCACTCGACCAAGACCCGTGGTGAGGTCTCCGGCGGCGGCAAGAAGCCGTACCGGCAGAAGGGCACCGGCCGGGCCCGCCAGGGTTCGACCCGTGCGCCTCAGTTCACCGGCGGTGGCATCGTGCACGGCCCGCAGCCGCGTGACTACAGCCAGCGCACCCCGAAGAAGATGATCGCCGCCGCGCTGCGCGGTGCGCTGTCGGATCGGGCGCGCAACGACCGGATCCACGCGATCACCGAGGTCGTCGAGGGCCAGACCCCGTCGACCAAGAGCGCCAAGGCGTTCCTGTCGACGCTGCTGGCCGACCGCGAGGTCGAGAAGAACCGGGTGCTGGTCGTGATCGGCCGTGCCGACGAGACCAGCGCGCTGAGCGTGCGCAACCTCGCCGGTGTGCACGTGATCTCGCCGGACCAGCTGAACACCTACGACGTCCTCAAGGCCGACGACGTGGTCTTCAGCGTCGAGGCCCTGAACGCGTACATCGCTGCGAACACCAAGACTGAGGAGGTGTCGGCCTGA
- the rplC gene encoding 50S ribosomal protein L3, with protein MASDSKSAAPRRGILGTKLGMTQVFDENNKVVPVTVVKAGPNVVTRIRTPERDGYSAVQLAYGEISPRKVNKPVTGQFAAAGVNPRRHLAELRLDSEEAAAAYEVGQELTAEIFADGAYVDVTGTSKGKGFAGTMKRHGFRGQGASHGAQAVHRRPGSIGGCATPGRVFKGTRMSGRMGHDRVTTQNLKVHKVDAENGVLLIKGAIPGRNGGLVVVRSAIKRGEK; from the coding sequence ATGGCTAGCGATAGCAAATCCGCCGCTCCGCGCCGCGGCATTCTGGGCACCAAGCTGGGCATGACGCAGGTGTTCGATGAGAACAACAAGGTCGTGCCGGTGACGGTCGTCAAGGCCGGGCCCAACGTTGTGACGCGCATCCGGACCCCGGAGCGTGACGGCTACAGCGCCGTGCAGCTCGCCTACGGCGAGATCAGCCCCCGCAAGGTGAACAAGCCCGTCACGGGTCAGTTCGCGGCCGCCGGTGTCAACCCGCGCCGCCACCTCGCCGAGCTCCGGCTCGACAGCGAAGAAGCAGCGGCTGCCTACGAGGTCGGCCAGGAGCTGACCGCGGAGATCTTCGCCGACGGCGCGTACGTCGACGTGACCGGCACCAGCAAGGGCAAGGGCTTCGCCGGCACCATGAAGCGCCACGGTTTCAGGGGCCAGGGCGCCAGCCACGGCGCGCAGGCCGTGCACCGTCGGCCCGGCTCGATCGGTGGCTGCGCCACCCCGGGTCGCGTCTTCAAGGGCACCCGCATGTCGGGCCGGATGGGCCACGACCGCGTCACGACCCAGAACCTCAAGGTGCACAAGGTCGACGCCGAGAACGGCGTGCTGCTGATCAAGGGCGCCATCCCCGGCCGTAACGGTGGACTGGTGGTTGTCCGCAGCGCAATCAAGCGAGGCGAAAAGTAA
- the rpsJ gene encoding 30S ribosomal protein S10, whose protein sequence is MAGQKIRIRLKAYDHEAIDASARKIVETVTRTGASVVGPVPLPTEKNVYCVIRSPHKYKDSREHFEMRTHKRLIDILDPTPKTVDALMRIDLPASVDVNIQ, encoded by the coding sequence GTGGCGGGACAAAAGATCCGCATCAGGCTCAAGGCCTACGACCATGAGGCGATTGACGCCTCTGCGCGCAAGATCGTCGAGACGGTCACCCGGACGGGAGCCAGCGTTGTCGGCCCGGTGCCGCTGCCGACCGAGAAGAACGTGTACTGCGTCATCCGGTCCCCGCATAAGTACAAGGACTCGCGGGAGCACTTCGAGATGCGTACGCACAAGCGGCTGATCGACATCCTCGACCCGACGCCCAAGACCGTTGACGCTCTGATGCGCATCGATCTGCCGGCCAGCGTCGACGTCAACATCCAGTAA